A region of Salvelinus alpinus chromosome 6, SLU_Salpinus.1, whole genome shotgun sequence DNA encodes the following proteins:
- the LOC139577723 gene encoding zinc finger protein 180-like, producing the protein MSSLSYSPPAKKEVFWTEKEALLKEEEEEKDVTIQKQVEGEAVTVKEEEKDVSVEEKEDSFRVKEEEAEREEDVTVKEEGAEREEDVTVKEEEAEREEDVTVKEEGAEREEDAVFGVKEEGEMTVTSKKEEEDEEEETGHLGPVSQRHLKASYGSDGELLRKMVLRNRAVINTRERRDYRGSSGEPQQHHEADEAEKSPSRSEHLKKHQRRPTGKKSHCCSDCGKCCKSSSELKIHQRVHTGEKSHHCFDCGKSYLRSNSLKVHMRIHTGEKPYSCDQCGKSFTTSSHRIVHQRTHTGDKSYSCDQCGKSFTQSSSLLSHQRKHSGEKPYSCDQCGKSFTQSSNLVSHQRTHTGEKPYSCEQCGKSFTTSSHRIIHQRTHTGEKPYSCDQCGKSFTTSSHLIVHQRTHTGEKSYSCGQCGKSFTTSSYMTIHQRTHPGEKPHSCDQCDKRYSDKRSLIKHQKIHT; encoded by the exons atgagttcactaagctactctcctcctgctaaaAAAGAGGTCttctggacggagaaagaagctctcctgaaagaggaggaggaagagaaggatgttacaatacaaaaacaagtagagggtgaggctgttaccgtgaaagaagaagagaaagacgtttctgTGGAAGAAAAGGAAGactcgttcagagtgaaagaggaggaggcggagagagaggaggatgttacagtaaaagaagagggggcggagagagaggaggatgttacagtgaaagaagaggaggcggagagagaggaggatgttacagtaaaagaagagggggcggagagagaggaggatgcagtttttggagtgaaagaggagggggagatgactgtcacatcgaaaaaggaggaggaggacgaagaggaggaaactggacatctgggcccggtttcccaaaggcATCTTAAGGCCTCCTATGGTTCTGACGGTGAACTTCTCcgtaagatggttttgagaaaccgggccgtgattaacacta gagagagacgtgactatcgtggatcctctggggagcctcaacaacatcatgaagctgacgaggcagagaagagtccctccagatcagaacacctcaagaaacaccagaggagacccacagggaagaaatctcactgctgctctgactgtgggaaatgttgcaaatcttcatcagaacttaaaatacaccagcgagtacacacaggagagaaatctcacCACTGTTTTGATTGTGGGAAGAGTTACTTAAGATCAAATTCACTAAAAGTACACATGAgaattcacactggagagaaaccttatagctgtgatcaatgtgggaagagttttactacatctagccatcggattgtacaccagagaacacacacaggagacaaatcgtatagctgtgatcaatgtgggaagagttttactcagtcaagcAGCCTCTTATCGCACCAGAGAAAACActcaggagagaaaccttacagctgtgatcaatgtgggaagagttttactcagtcaagcaacctggtatcacaccagagaacacacacaggagagaaaccgtatagttGTGaacaatgtgggaagagttttactacatccaGCCATCGGattatacaccagagaacacacacaggagagaaaccttatagctgtgatcaatgtgggaaaagttttactacatctagccatctgattgtacaccagagaacacacacaggagagaaatcttatagctgtggtcaatgtgggaagagctttactacatctagctatatgactatacaccagagaacacacccaggagagaaacctcatagctgtgatcaatgtgacaagcgatactctgataaaagatctctgatcaaacatcagaaaatacatacatga